In a single window of the Salvelinus alpinus chromosome 15, SLU_Salpinus.1, whole genome shotgun sequence genome:
- the LOC139539558 gene encoding hippocampus abundant transcript 1 protein-like, with protein MTQSKKKKRANRSLLLAKKIIIKDGGTAQGFGAPSVYHAVIVIFLEFFAWGLLTAPTLVVLHETFPKHTFLMNGLIQGVKGLLSFLSAPLIGALSDVWGRKSFLLLTVFFTCAPIPLMKISPWWYFAVISVSGVFAVTFSVVFAYVADITQEHERSMAYGLVSATFAASLVTSPAIGAYLGRVYGDGLVVVLASAIAMLDICFILVAVPESLPEKMRPASWGAPISWEQADPFASLRKVGQDSTVLLICITVFLSYLPEAGQYSSFFLYLRQIMGFSPESVAAFIAVLGLLSIVAQTVVLSLLMRSIGNKNTILLGLGFQILQLAWYGFGSEPWMMWAAGALAAMSSITFPAISALVSRTAEPDQQGVGQGMVTGIRGLCNGLGPALYGFIFYIFHVELDAPPDGNGDTPVHTQAHLQLLPQSSIIPGPPFLFGACSVLLALLVALFIPEQPHLGLRPGSWKKHSSPHGHPHSLRPPGEAKEPLLQDSNV; from the exons ATGACACAGAGCAAAAAGAAGAAACGGGCGAATCGCAGTCTCCTGCTGGCGAAAAAAATTATTATCAAGGATGGAGGAACG GCACAAGGTTTTGGAGCTCCCAGTGTCTACCATGCTGTAATTGTCATCTTTTTGGAATTTTTTGCCTGGGGCCTTCTTACAGCACCCACTTTGGTG GTCCTACATGAGACATTCCCAAAGCATACGTTTCTAATGAATGGCTTGATCCAGGGGGTAAAG GGCCTGCTGTCTTTCCTGAGTGCTCCGCTGATTGGTGCCCTGTCTGATGTGTGGGGTCGGAAGTCTTTTCTCCTGCTTACTGTTTTCTTCACCTGCGCTCCCATTCCACTGATGAAGATAAGTCCCTG GTGGTATTTTGCAGTTATCTCAGTGTCCGGTGTGTTTGCTGTAACATTCTCCGTGGTCTTTGCCTATGTCGCTGACATCACGCAGGAGCATGAACGCAGCATGGCCTATGGACTG GTGTCGGCCACCTTTGCTGCTAGCCTGGTGACGAGCCCGGCCATCGGAGCCTACCTGGGCCGTGTGTATGGTGACGGCCTGGTGGTGGTGCTGGCCTCGGCCATCGCTATGCTGGACATCTGCTTCATCCTGGTGGCCGTGCCCGAGTCTCTGCCTGAGAAGATGCGGCCAGCATCCTGGGGGGCTCCCATCTCCTGGGAACAGGCCGACCCCTTTGCT TCTCTAAGGAAAGTGGGCCAGGATTCCACTGTGCTGCTCATCTGTATAACAGTGTTCCTGTCCTACCTCCCCGAGGCTGGCCAGTACTCCAGCTTCTTTCTCTACTTACGACAG ATTATGGGATTTTCACCTGAAAGTGTTGCAGCTTTCATAGCTGTTCTAGGACTGCTTTCAATCGTTGCACAG ACAGTAGTATTAAGTTTACTAATGCGTTCCATCGGGAACAAGAACACTATCTTGCTCGGCCTCGGGTTCCAGATACTACAGCTCGCCTGGTATGGGTTTGGCTCAGAGCCATG gATGATGTGGGCAGCAGGGGCTCTAGCAGCCATGTCAAGCATCACTTTCCCAGCAATCAGTGCTTTGGTTTCCCGCACTGCTGAACCAGACCAACAAG GAGTGGGCCAGGGGATGGTGACAGGGATCCGGGGGCTGTGTAATGGCCTGGGCCCTGCGCTCTACGGCTTCATCTTCTACATCTTCCACGTGGAGCTGGATGCGCCCCCAGATGGCAACGGGGACACTCCGGTCCATACTCAAGCCCACCTTCAGCTCCTCCCACAG AGTTCCATCATTCCTGGCCCGCCCTTCCTCTTCGGAGCATGCTCAGTGCTACTAGCGCTCCTGGTGGCACTCTTCATACCAGAGCAACCTCACCTAGGCCTCCGGCCCGGCAGCTGGAAGAAGCACAGCTCGCCCCATGGACACCCTCACAGCCTGCGGCCGCCGGGGGAGGCCAAAGAGCCCCTACTGCAGGACTCAAACGTGTAA